AAATTTCATGCATTCCATATTTTTACTTTTATTTATAACTAATAGGTATTTAAAATAGAAGATTCTATTTTAAATTACCATTAATTAAAGAGGATTGTGTAAAGTTAATGTTTTTAGAAAGGAAACGAAAAAACCGAAAATGTATTTAAAGAGAAATTAAAGCATTTCTTGGGCTGTCACCTTAACTTATAATAGAGTTGAGAATTGAGTTTGTTATATTTTTCCTTCTTTAAACCTTTTTGATAAAGGGTTTATCCAACCAATTTTAAATATTTCACTTTTCTTTTGCTATTCATTTGGGTAAGTCATCTGACTTTGTTTTGCCCATCTCCTTTGTTTTCAGCGTAATAATCTTATCCTCTTTTCTGTTTTTTTCTGTTTTTATAACAGAATTTTCAATGGATCCGATTTTACCTATGTAGTTTTCCTTTTTCATTATTACAGCAGTTGTAATAAAAAGTACTATTAAAATGAATCCTAGAATTAAAATAATTGCTTCCATGGATAAATTTATTTGTGCTATTTCACCTGAAATTTTAGAATAACTTTTGTCCTGATATATAAACATCCGATTGATTTTAAGTTGAATAGCTAATGTGTATTTTTAATTTACAGGATACTAATAAGGTTAATGAAGGATAGTTTAAAATAATTTGTCAAATATACTTTTGCCAACAGTAATCTTGAATTTTTCCCCTGAAATGTTATATTTTGATCGCAACTTATTTGTAAAAATTGAAAAATCAGAGATAATATCCTTCAGAATTAGTTCGTCTAATTGACCATCGTAATTTTCGATTTCAAATCTGATTAATTTTTTAAAGGAGTGATTATTTTCCTTATCCATAATTGCATTTTTTTTAATTGTTGTTACAAATTCAGTACTAAAAACAAAAATTCATATTAAATGCTTGTTTTGGAAGGCCAAAGAGTTCTAATGGTGGAAAAATATCCGCAAGTAGTGGAATTTATTCCGCACAAATTTTAACTCTTGAATTTTCTATTTCTACTTAAAATGAAATTTAATCATCACTAAATCAATTTATTAGCGATAATTGCAAGGTTTTTATTACATGGGAATGGATATTGACCTTCCCTATTTTGAATTGCTAAACCTCATATTGCAAAAATCATCAAGGTTTTTACGTCTAAAAAAAAACTGAGTAATGGTTTTTTAAGCAATTTGTATTAATACGGAAGCAATAAATAAATAGGACTAATGAAAACTAAGAAAAATAAGCTTACTGATTCTTTTCAGTTGCTAAATCCAACTGAGCGCCTAATAAATAAGAAAAAGGCAGAAATGATGGGAAAGGCCAATAGAGGCAATCTGGATATGCTTATCCATGAATTGCATGTATATCAAGTTGAACTTGAAATTCAGAATGAGGAATTGAAAAGGGCAAAAAAAGAGATCGAAATTTCTAGAAATAAATATGCCGATTTATATGATTTTTCTCCTATTGGATATTTTACTTTTGATCAGGAAGGGTTTATTCAGGAGGTAAATTTGGCTGCCAGTAAAATTCTTAGAATAAACAGAGATTTTTTAATTCATAAAATGTTTCACATTTACATTGTTCCTGAATTTTGGGATGATTTCAATGATTTTTTAAAAGAAACCATGCAAAGTGATGTAAAGCAGACTTGTGAAATCCAGATGCTAAATAAAGATGGTGAGGTTTTCCATGCTCAATTAGAAGGAATTAAAATTAGTGGAAATGGAAATAATCCCGATTGCTTCAGGGCTGCACTTATCGATATTACGGATAGAAAAATAGCTGAGAAAGCATTGAAAAAAAACACCCATGAATTGCTATTTAATAAAAAACTACTTGAACGAAAATCCCTTGAACTTGCTCAGGTATTTATTCAACTCGCAAAGTCTGAAAGGGATTTAAGGGAATTGAATGTTAACAAGGATAAGTTTTTTGCAATCATAGCCCATGATTTAAGAAATCCCTTCTCAGTTATGCTTGGTCTAACAAATATCCTTGTCAATGATTATGAACAAATGGATAAAAGGCAGGTATTAGAGATTCATCAAAAATTAGATTTAACAGTAAACAGAGTTTATTCATTGTTGAATAATTTATTAAAATGGTCAGTTATTCAGTTTGGAAAAATAGATTATAAGCCAGAAGAAATAAATCTTAATGAATTAATAGTAGAAAGTTTAAAATTACTGCAACATTATGCTGAGAACAAGCAAATAACAGTTAAAACCACGGTTGATGAAAATATTGCTGTAGTCGCAGATAAGAATATGTTGGAATCCGTGATTCAAAATTTAATAACAAATGCCATAAAATTCACAGCCATTGGAGGTGACGTTCGAATTGAGGCAACTGAGAAAGAAAAATTCACTAAAATAAGTGTTTTGGATACAGGGGAGGGCCTGGATAAAAAAACCTTAATTAATTTATTTAGAATAGATAAGAAAAACAGTACCAATGGCACTTCAAATGAATCAGGTACAGGTTTAGGTTTGATTTTATGCAAAGAGCTAATAGAAATACAGGGTGGAAAGATTTGGGCAGAAAGTGAACCAGGAAAGGGTGGAAAGTTTTCTTTCACATTGCCCAAGAGTGATGAAATACCCAAAATAACTAAGGAGTTAAAGGCTAAAATAAACAAAAAAACAATTTGAAAAAGACATAAATTTTACTTAGTTGTTTTCCCCACATTGTTCTTATTTTACACATCTTGAGGAGTTTTTTTCCCATAAAATGCAGGCATTGATTCTTTGTTTAAATGCATTTGAAAAATGTAACTTCTTATTTGATAGAATCTTAAAAATTAGTTTAAAGGATAGTTTAAAAAGGCATAGTATTGTAATAAAAAAGAACTTAATCTAGAAAAACATTAATGGTGTATAAATCCCAGGAGGAAATAGAAATGAATAAAGATATTATTCTTGAAAAAGTGCTTGAAGAAAGCATGGTTGAAGTTTTAGAAAAAACTATTTTAAACAATTCAAACAATTCAATTACTTCATTAAAAAAAGAAAAAACACATGCCCCGGGTTGGCCAGGCATTGCTCCAAGATGGACATCAGCAGATAAAAACGGAGTAGGTACATCCCTAAACGTTGCCAGTAAAGTTTGGTTTACCATGAGCCATGGAACCATTAATGAAATTTATTATCCCCAAGTTGATCAAGCTTGCACCAGAGATATGGAATTTATTGTAACTGATGGTAAAAAATTCTTTTCTGAAGAAAAAAGAAATACAAGCCATCATATTGAGTATCTAGCAGAAGGTGTTCCTGGTTTTCGTTTAATTAACACTTGTCATGAAGGTAATTACAGAATTGAGAAAGAAATTATTACTGATCCTTACAGGGATACTTTTTTACAACGAATAAAATTCGTGCCTTTAAAAAAAGATATTTCTGATTATAAACTATTTATTTTATTAGCTCCACATATCGGGAATTATGGTTCAGGTAATACCGGGTGGACTGGGGATTATAAAGGCATGCCAATGTTGTTTGCCGAAAGAGGTAATGCTCTTGCCCTTGCGTGCTCAATTCCTTGGTTGAATTATTCTGTTGGTTTTGTGGGAACCTCTGATGGCTGGCAGGACCTTAAAAGCCATAAGTTTATGAAATGGATCTACAAGCGGGCAGAAAATGGAAATATCGCCATGATAGCTGAAATTGATTTAAAAGAATCTGAAAAAAGCGAAAGCGAAATCATCATTGCTATAGGATTTGGCAGGAATAGCGCTGAAGCAGGACTAAGAGCCAGGTCAAGTATTTTAGAGGGTTTTGATACAGCAAAAAAAGTATATATAAAGGAATGGCTTAACTGGCAAAAAGATCTTTTTAATTTTAAAACAGCCAAAATATCGGCAAGAGATTTATACCGTGTGAGTACTTCTATTTTAAGAATTCATGAATCAAAAAGACATCCAGGAGGTTTTATTGCAAGCTTGTCAATTCCTTGGGGCCATTCACGTGGAGACGATGATTTGGGAGGCTATCATTTGGTCTGGCCAAGAGATTTGGTTCATACGGCAGGAGGTTTATTAGCAGCAAAAGCGGATACTGATGCAAGAAGAGTTCTAACTTATTTAATGGTTACGCAGGAGGAAGACGGTCATTGGCCACAGAATATGTGGATGGATGGTTTTCCCTATTGGACAGGTGTGCAAATGGATCAGGCAGCGAGTCCAATCCTTCTTATAGATTTATCTATTAGAGAAGGCGCTCTTCAATTAGGAGATTTAAAAAGCCTTTGGCCTATGGTTAAAAAAGCAGCTTCCTATCTTGTTTCTCATGGCCCCACTACCGATCAGTGCAGATGGGAAGAAAACGCAGGTTACACTCCCTACACACTCGCGGTTGAAATAGCGGCCCTACTAATAGCAGCCGACTGTGCAGAAGTCAATCACCATCCTGAAATAGCAATTTATTTACGTGAAACAGCTGATTATTGGAATGAAAGCATAGAAAGATGGACTTATGTTACTGATACTCCATTATCAAGAAGAGTAGGAGTTGAGGGTTATTACATTCGTGTTTCCACGGCTGAGAATGGGGATGGTAAATTCCCAAAGGAAGATATAATTACAATAACCAACCGTCCTAAGGGTGCCAATAAAATAAATTCTAGGGATCTTGTAAGTGTTGATGCACTTGCCTTGGTAAGATTTGGATTAAGGGATGCAAAAGATCAAAGGATACTTAATACTATTAAGGTTATTGATTCATTATTAAAAAAGGAAACACCAAGTGGCCCCTGTTGGTACAGATATAATAATGATGGTTATGGAGAGCAAAGTGATGGAACTCCATTTAATGGAACTGGAATAGGAAGACCTTGGCCTTTATTATCAGGTGAAAGGGCTCATTACGAAGTAGCAGCAGGAAATTATAAGGGTGCTTATAAATTATTAAAAACCATGGAAAGTTTCGCAAATGAAGGCGGTATGCTCCCTGAACAAATTTGGGATAGCGAGGATATTCCTTCTAAAGAACTTTTCTTTGGAAAAGCTACCGGTTCTGCCATGCCTCTTGCATGGGCGCATGCAGAATACATTAAGCTTTGTCGTTCCATAACCATGAAAAAGGTTTTTGATATGCCCCCACAAACCAAGGAAAGATACA
This sequence is a window from Bacteroidota bacterium. Protein-coding genes within it:
- a CDS encoding PAS domain-containing sensor histidine kinase, which gives rise to MKTKKNKLTDSFQLLNPTERLINKKKAEMMGKANRGNLDMLIHELHVYQVELEIQNEELKRAKKEIEISRNKYADLYDFSPIGYFTFDQEGFIQEVNLAASKILRINRDFLIHKMFHIYIVPEFWDDFNDFLKETMQSDVKQTCEIQMLNKDGEVFHAQLEGIKISGNGNNPDCFRAALIDITDRKIAEKALKKNTHELLFNKKLLERKSLELAQVFIQLAKSERDLRELNVNKDKFFAIIAHDLRNPFSVMLGLTNILVNDYEQMDKRQVLEIHQKLDLTVNRVYSLLNNLLKWSVIQFGKIDYKPEEINLNELIVESLKLLQHYAENKQITVKTTVDENIAVVADKNMLESVIQNLITNAIKFTAIGGDVRIEATEKEKFTKISVLDTGEGLDKKTLINLFRIDKKNSTNGTSNESGTGLGLILCKELIEIQGGKIWAESEPGKGGKFSFTLPKSDEIPKITKELKAKINKKTI
- a CDS encoding glucan 1,4-alpha-glucosidase — protein: MVEVLEKTILNNSNNSITSLKKEKTHAPGWPGIAPRWTSADKNGVGTSLNVASKVWFTMSHGTINEIYYPQVDQACTRDMEFIVTDGKKFFSEEKRNTSHHIEYLAEGVPGFRLINTCHEGNYRIEKEIITDPYRDTFLQRIKFVPLKKDISDYKLFILLAPHIGNYGSGNTGWTGDYKGMPMLFAERGNALALACSIPWLNYSVGFVGTSDGWQDLKSHKFMKWIYKRAENGNIAMIAEIDLKESEKSESEIIIAIGFGRNSAEAGLRARSSILEGFDTAKKVYIKEWLNWQKDLFNFKTAKISARDLYRVSTSILRIHESKRHPGGFIASLSIPWGHSRGDDDLGGYHLVWPRDLVHTAGGLLAAKADTDARRVLTYLMVTQEEDGHWPQNMWMDGFPYWTGVQMDQAASPILLIDLSIREGALQLGDLKSLWPMVKKAASYLVSHGPTTDQCRWEENAGYTPYTLAVEIAALLIAADCAEVNHHPEIAIYLRETADYWNESIERWTYVTDTPLSRRVGVEGYYIRVSTAENGDGKFPKEDIITITNRPKGANKINSRDLVSVDALALVRFGLRDAKDQRILNTIKVIDSLLKKETPSGPCWYRYNNDGYGEQSDGTPFNGTGIGRPWPLLSGERAHYEVAAGNYKGAYKLLKTMESFANEGGMLPEQIWDSEDIPSKELFFGKATGSAMPLAWAHAEYIKLCRSITMKKVFDMPPQTKERYIDEKTKSTFVVFKFNSKCKRIPAGKNFRIESMAKMKIRWTNDNWQTSMDSYSFDTGLKVHVVDLITNELPKGAKIIFTFYWTECNKWEGKDFEVKIV